In Pomacea canaliculata isolate SZHN2017 linkage group LG12, ASM307304v1, whole genome shotgun sequence, a single genomic region encodes these proteins:
- the LOC112577406 gene encoding uncharacterized protein LOC112577406 — MTGQGFATISWKAQWLIVVCCMYAVQAEIDPCTPQHVHLSLGEGVSEMVVMWATNGTCSIHVEFGTAPWNLEESATGASATFTEHNTQGLQSLHRVKLKDLQPATTYYYRPVSQGVSAGPFYFKSLPLDNQSLTDVLFTGDLSLHSELISIVQKKVLSGQFSVVLSAGTFASDMSAANGVAGDDYMAALQPAAALIPYLTAPGENDVEGGQYSHYRHRFAMPGAPWPMDANNLWYSFHLGPVHFVSYSTEVFLESGDSRAKTQKDWLTNDLTQANKERDKRPWIVAFGYRPMYCTSPEHHECATNSSRVRAGLEDLFYYYGVDIVLQFHEDNYERLLPTLRGVVLATNYTNPRAPTQIVYSSSGSKEAIVEPSANSTTTPPWSALRITNGTQPAYGQLRIINASHAHWEFRSGTDDSLLDSLWIVQENHGKFQLEDLPSDLGKAIDHTLEASGGKPGHLNVRDPEKEHEASESFAQTDQTRRLIIGASFGGFVLFLLIIVLVVKLRKRTRRVTRRWDSVDFKYGKTKLYAPANDDLDDDKEEDNDFEADIPDGTLQTAKLINGKTRRFAKCRIERSCAMFTTQFNFPVVFFLFFAYYLISVAENSFSEDEAQCMPQQVHLSYGDSLDKMVVMWATLGPCSTKLKYGLSPWLMNQEAVGQSATFTESNSLGLQYLHRVEIVNLPPSSTIFYRPMSNSIGSEPFYFKTQPESSVKMSPGFLVFGDLGVHTETIPSLVEEALKGEYTALLHVGDFAYDMHENGGQVGDQFMRLIEPVAAYLPYMTSPGNHEITGNTFAHYQHRFSMPGTSWPIPLDKMWYSFNVGPVHFVSYSSEVFFTLNGSMITNQHNWLVDDLTKANERRSEQPWIIAYGHRPMYCSTKNNDDCTKNYSLVRAGLEDLFYNFGVDLVLQAHEHNYERLYPMMKGIVLSTDYVNPKAPVQIISGAAGSKHGFEDFQPPPQPDWSAVRVAGMAFNSYGRLHIYNDSHLHWEQCSFENGTIIDSLLIVQHNHGKFQLSDLPVIVGNQVKESLPITKSMVTEVIPSGDVKQDSGLASAAKPLAIGMSLGILVIIAVAVVAAFKLSQKKRPAARRWDMMEFNYDKKLYAPTKEEAYYDDDFELDMADGSLPTRKLLSNSD; from the exons ACCCATGCACGCCGCAGCACGTGCACCTGTCTCTTGGCGAAGGCGTGAGCGAGATGGTGGTGATGTGGGCCACGAATGGCACGTGCAGCATTCACGTGGAGTTCGGCACCGCGCCCTGGAACCTTGAGGAGAGCGCCACTGGGGCCAGTGCCACCTTCACAGAACACAACACGCAGGGGCTACAGTCTCTGCACAGGGTCAAACTGAAA GATCTGCAGCCGGCTACTACCTACTACTACCGTCCAGTCAGCCAGGGCGTCAGTGCAGGACCTTTCTACTTCAAGTCACTGCCCTTGGACAAT CAATCGTTAACGGACGTGCTGTTCACTGGAGACCTGAGCCTGCACTCCGAATTGATATCCATTGTGCAGAAGAAGGTTTTGTCTGGTCAGTTCTCTGTTGTCCTTAGTGCTGGAACTTTTGCCTCGGACATGAGCGCTGCCAACGGCGTG GCAGGAGATGACTACATGGCGGCTTTACAGCCAGCAGCAGCTCTCATTCCTTACCTGACCGCACCTGGTGAAAATG ATGTCGAAGGAGGACAGTACTCCCACTATCGCCACAGATTTGCAATGCCAGGTGCGCCTTGGCCTATGGATGCGAACAACCTTTGGTACAGTTTTCATCTCGGCCCAGTTCACTTTGTGAG CTACTCGACAGAGGTCTTTCTTGAGTCTGGAGACAGCCGAGCGAAGACACAGAAAGACTGGCTGACCAATGACCTCACTCAGGCCAACAAAGAGCGTGACAAACGCCCTTGGATTGTAGCTTTCGGGTATCGACCCATGTACTGTACGTCTCCGGAACACCACGAGTGTGCCACCAACTCCTCCCGCGTCAGAGCCGG ACTGGAAGACTTGTTCTACTATTATGGGGTAGATATCGTGCTTCAGTTCCATGAAGATAACTACGAGCGGCTGCTGCCCACTTTGCGGGGCGTGGTCCTGGCCACCAACTACACAAACCCAAGGGCGCCCACACAGATCGTGTATAGCTCCTCCGGCAGCAAGGAGGCTATCGTGGAACCCTCTGCCAACAGCACTACAACAC CGCCGTGGTCAGCGCTGAGAATAACAAACGGCACACAGCCAGCTTACGGCCAACTGCGCATCATCAATGCGTCGCATGCTCACTGGGAGTTCCGGTCAGGTACAGACGACAGCCTGCTCGATTCTCTGTGGATAGTGCAGGAGAATCACGGGAAATTCCAGCTCGAAGATCTTCCCTCGGATCTGGGAAAAGCCATAGACCATACACTG GAGGCGTCAGGAGGCAAGCCAGGACACCTCAACGTCAGGGATCCCGAGAAAGAACACGAAGCGAGCGAGTCGTTCGCGCAAACGGACCAGACGAGGCGCCTCATCATCGGGGCCTCCTTCGGCGGCTTCGTCCTCTTCCTTCTCATAATCGTGCTGGTCGTCAA ACTACGCAAGCGCACACGGAGGGTGACTCGGCGGTGGGACTCTGTGGACTTCAAGTACGGCAAGACCAAGCTGTACGCGCCTGCAAACGATGACCTGGATGACGACAAGGAGGAAGACAACGACTTCGAGGCGGACATCCCAGACGGCACTTTGCAGACGGCGAAACTCATCAACGGCAAA ACGAGACGATTTGCCAAATGCAGAATAGAACGATCGTGTGCCATGTTTACGACgcagtttaattttcctgtTGTGTTCTTCCTGTTCTTCGCTTATTATCTTATTAGTGTTGCAGAGAACAGTTTCAGCGAAGATGAAG CACAGTGCATGCCTCAACAGGTGCACCTGTCTTATGGAGACAGTTTGGACAAGATGGTGGTAATGTGGGCAACTCTGGGCCCTTGTAGTACCAAGCTAAAATATGGCTTATCACCATGGCTTATGAATCAAGAAGCTGTCGGTCAAAGTGCCACTTTCACCGAAAGCAATTCCTTGGGTCTGCAGTATCTTCATCGTGTTGAGATTGTG aatctaccaccatcatcaacaatattttatcGCCCCATGAGCAACAGTATTGGGAGTGAACCCTTCTACTTTAAAACTCAACCAGAAAGTTCTGTT aaaatgtCACCTGGATTCCTTGTGTTTGGAGACTTAGGGGTCCATACAGAGACCATCCCCTCCCTTGTAGAAGAAGCCCTCAAGGGAGAATACACAGCTCTGCTGCATGTAGGGGATTTTGCCTACGACATGCATGAAAATGGGGGACAG GTTGGAGATCAATTCATGAGATTGATAGAACCAGTTGCtgcttatctcccttacatgacatCACCAGGAAATCATG AAATCACTGGTAATACATTTGCACACTATCAACACAGATTTTCTATGCCTGGGACATCCTGGCCAATCCCACTTGATAAAATGTGGTACAGTTTCAATGTGGGGCCTGTACATTTTGTAAG CTATTCAAGTGAAGTTTTCTTTACACTAAATGGATCAATGATAACAAATCAACACAACTGGCTTGTGGATGACCTAACAAAGGCCAATGAGAGACGATCTGAACAGCCATGGATTATTGCCTATGGTCATCGGCCCATGTACtgttcaacaaaaaataatgatgactgTACAAAGAACTACTCTCTTGTGCGCGCAGG ACTTGAAGATTTGTTTTACAACTTTGGTGTGGACTTGGTTCTTCAAGCACATGAGCATAATTATGAGCGGCTATACCCTATGATGAAGGGGATTGTATTGTCTACAGATTATGTCAACCCCAAGGCACCTGTACAGATTATTTCTGGAGCTGCAGGAAGTAAACATGGCTTTGAAGATTTCCAGCCACCTCCGCAGC CTGACTGGTCTGCAGTGCGCGTTGCTGGAATGGCATTCAACAGCTATGGTCGTCTGCACATCTACAATGACAGCCATCTGCACTGGGAGCAATGTTCTTTTGAGAATGGTACCATTATTGACTCCTTGCTGATAGTGCAGCATAATCATGGCAAATTCCAGCTGAGTGATCTTCCAGTCATTGTTGGCAACCAAGTTAAAGAGAGTTTGCCAATTACTAAGAGTATGGTGACAGAGGTAATACCCTCAGGTGATGTTAAACAAGATTCAGGGTTAGCAAGTGCAGCAAAACCACTGGCCATTGGCATGTCTCTTGGTATTCTAGTCATTATAGCTGTAGCTGTGGTTGCAGCATTCAAGTTATCCCAAAAGAAAAGGCCTGCTGCACGTCGATGGGACATGATGGAATTTAATTATGACAAAAAGTTATATGCTCCAACAAAGGAAGAAGcatattatgatgatgattttgagTTGGACATGGCTGATGGATCACTGCCTACTCGGAAATTGCTCAGTAatagtgattaa